A DNA window from Sulfitobacter noctilucicola contains the following coding sequences:
- a CDS encoding metallophosphoesterase yields the protein MAHFLVWSDLHDEFWNGFDLPDLTAPVDGVLIAGDTHTMGRHLDIPARAARKYGCPVVLIWGNHEPYGSIWSDLLEDEERQLETLRSEGLDIRVLHGATTEIAGVRIIGATLWTDLKLYPPFEYLARMMVSAYMQDYRAIRTAPKTRFSIDDMLERHALDKTAMLSRLREPYSGPTVVMTHHLPVRQLISPVRTIGGHEKRAMTNGFACDLWDEIRAFEIHTWIWGHSHEGENWTGAGEKGEIRFITNQRGYPGEGVRFDPAFVLKI from the coding sequence ATGGCACATTTCTTGGTCTGGAGTGACCTGCATGATGAATTCTGGAACGGCTTCGACCTGCCTGATCTGACCGCGCCAGTGGACGGGGTTTTGATTGCTGGCGACACGCATACGATGGGCCGTCATCTGGACATCCCGGCACGCGCGGCGCGCAAATATGGCTGCCCTGTTGTGCTGATCTGGGGCAATCATGAGCCCTACGGGTCGATCTGGTCTGACCTTCTGGAAGACGAAGAACGGCAGCTTGAGACCCTACGCAGTGAAGGCCTCGACATCCGCGTGCTCCACGGTGCAACGACGGAGATTGCTGGCGTCCGCATCATTGGTGCCACCCTATGGACTGATCTAAAGCTCTATCCACCATTCGAATATTTGGCACGGATGATGGTGTCCGCCTACATGCAGGATTATCGTGCCATTCGCACCGCCCCCAAGACACGCTTTTCCATCGATGACATGCTTGAACGTCATGCCCTCGACAAGACTGCCATGCTGAGCAGGCTTAGAGAACCGTATAGCGGCCCCACTGTCGTCATGACCCATCATCTGCCGGTCCGCCAACTGATCTCACCAGTGCGCACAATCGGCGGCCACGAAAAGCGCGCAATGACCAACGGGTTCGCCTGCGATCTTTGGGACGAAATCCGCGCCTTCGAGATCCACACTTGGATATGGGGTCATAGCCATGAAGGCGAGAACTGGACCGGAGCAGGGGAAAAAGGTGAAATCCGTTTCATTACGAACCAGCGGGGCTATCCGGGTGAAGGAGTGAGGTTCGACCCAGCCTTCGTGTTGAAGATTTGA
- a CDS encoding transcriptional regulator, protein MTTTEIGKELRKLRIDKDERLLDMAKRLEKSSAFVSAVETGKKSPPSGFEELVIQTYRLVGDAAEVLRSAADRSRKAFTLEANTTLQRDTAGLMARRMDTLTDDELHEILAVLGRKEGSE, encoded by the coding sequence ATGACAACAACCGAAATTGGGAAGGAACTGCGAAAACTCCGAATAGATAAAGACGAGCGCCTGCTGGATATGGCCAAGCGTCTTGAAAAATCGTCCGCGTTTGTTTCTGCGGTCGAGACAGGAAAGAAATCGCCCCCTTCAGGGTTCGAAGAACTCGTGATTCAAACCTATCGCCTTGTCGGTGATGCAGCGGAAGTTCTCCGAAGCGCGGCTGATCGGTCCCGTAAGGCCTTCACGCTTGAAGCAAATACGACACTGCAACGCGACACAGCAGGTCTGATGGCACGCAGAATGGACACATTGACGGACGATGAGCTGCATGAGATTTTGGCTGTCCTTGGTCGCAAGGAGGGCTCCGAATGA
- a CDS encoding ImmA/IrrE family metallo-endopeptidase, translating to MSQSQDYIVPSRSWDNIRGVATSIRNRFGLSDHAYFPVIELIELVLDQKLNMVRFEVGTHAEMDGAEGLTCPKGEFIQLREDVYEAACRGEGRGRFTAAHELGHFAMHTNVPHTRKALGESVPTYKLAEPQANQFAAELLMPDGFCDHLDDEQSLMERHGVSFEAAGHRLRYLKKKGRL from the coding sequence ATGAGCCAAAGCCAAGACTATATTGTCCCCTCCCGAAGCTGGGACAATATCCGAGGGGTTGCGACGAGTATCCGCAACCGTTTCGGCCTCTCGGATCATGCATATTTTCCTGTGATTGAGCTGATCGAGCTTGTTTTGGACCAAAAGTTAAACATGGTTCGCTTTGAAGTCGGAACGCATGCTGAAATGGATGGAGCCGAGGGCCTAACCTGTCCGAAAGGTGAATTTATCCAGCTAAGGGAGGATGTCTATGAGGCTGCGTGTCGGGGGGAGGGTCGCGGTCGTTTTACCGCGGCGCACGAACTTGGACACTTCGCGATGCATACTAACGTACCACATACGCGCAAAGCCCTTGGTGAAAGCGTGCCAACCTATAAGCTCGCCGAGCCTCAAGCCAATCAGTTTGCTGCGGAATTGCTGATGCCAGACGGATTCTGCGACCACTTGGATGACGAACAGTCGCTGATGGAACGCCATGGTGTGTCGTTCGAAGCGGCCGGGCATCGACTTCGCTACCTTAAAAAGAAGGGAAGGCTCTAA
- a CDS encoding metallophosphoesterase, with translation MTNWYTADPHFGHENVIKFCKRPFRSASHMDAVLMQNLWAMVGPTDALWIIGDFAHGPKAKDTDWLRKLFDKLPGAEKHLIVGNHDLEPTQALPWTSVTHLAEVRDGPQNQAHTLCHYPMITWNHARRDALQIFGHVHNNWRGSRNSVNAGVDVWDYMPVRFEDIARRAKTLPVNKHWADVEHNAKEI, from the coding sequence ATGACCAACTGGTACACCGCCGACCCGCATTTCGGGCATGAGAACGTCATCAAGTTCTGTAAGCGCCCATTCCGGTCAGCGAGCCACATGGACGCGGTTCTGATGCAAAACCTATGGGCCATGGTCGGCCCCACGGACGCGCTCTGGATCATTGGCGACTTCGCCCATGGACCAAAGGCCAAAGACACCGACTGGCTGCGCAAGCTATTCGACAAGCTGCCCGGCGCAGAAAAGCATCTGATCGTCGGCAACCATGACCTTGAACCGACACAGGCGCTTCCATGGACGAGCGTCACCCATCTGGCCGAGGTCCGGGATGGACCGCAGAACCAGGCGCACACGCTCTGCCACTACCCCATGATCACTTGGAACCACGCCCGCCGCGATGCGCTTCAGATCTTCGGCCATGTTCACAACAACTGGCGCGGGTCCCGCAACAGCGTGAACGCGGGCGTTGATGTCTGGGACTACATGCCCGTCCGCTTTGAGGACATCGCCCGCCGCGCCAAGACGCTGCCAGTGAACAAACACTGGGCTGATGTTGAGCACAATGCGAAGGAAATTTGA